In Zingiber officinale cultivar Zhangliang chromosome 1A, Zo_v1.1, whole genome shotgun sequence, a genomic segment contains:
- the LOC122038759 gene encoding 26S proteasome non-ATPase regulatory subunit 12 homolog A-like has translation MAANTEENLDVAIDALLNVEKQMRLAGDVAGTKKAVVDIVELCYKARAWKTLNDQIVLLSKRRGQLKQAVTAMVQKAMHYIDDTPDVDARIELIQTLNNVSAGKIYVEIERARLIKRLAKIKEEQGLIAEAADLMQEIAVETFGAMAKTEKIAFILEQVRLCLDRQDYMRAQILSRKISPRVFDADASKEKKKPKEGDSVVEEAPADIPSLLELKRIYYELMIGYHSHHNDYLEICRSYKAIYDIPSVKEDPAKWTPVLRKICWYLVLSPHDPMQSSLLNSTLEDKNLSELPNFRFLLKQLVTMEVIHWANLWETYKNEFETEKNLLGGSLVPKAAEDLKLRIIEHNILVVSKYYSRITLQRLSGLLCLTLQEAEKHLSDMVVSKALVAKIDRPMGIVSFQTAKDSNDVLNSWATNLEKLLDLVEKSCHQIHKETMVHKAVLKA, from the exons ATGGCCGCGAATACG GAAGAAAACCTAGATGTTGCTATAGATGCTTTGTTGAATGTGGAGAAGCAAATGAGGCTTGCTGGTGATGTGGCTGGAACGAAGAAAGCTGTTGTTGATATTGTGGAACTTTGCTATAAAGCGCGCGCATGGAAGACACTGAATGATCAAATTGTTCTTCTGTCAAAGCGAAGAGGGCAACTTAAGCAG GCTGTAACTGCCATGGTGCAAAAGGCAATGCATTATATTGACGATACACCTGATGTTGATGCCCGCATAGAGTTAATCCAAACTTTGAACAATGTCTCTGCTGGGAAG ATATATGTTGAGATAGAGAGAGCTCGTTTAATTAAAAGACTTGCAAAGATTAAAGAAGAGCAAGGCCTTATTGCTGAGGCTGCTGATTTGATGCAAGAAATTGCT GTGGAGACATTTGGGGCAATGGCTAAAACAGAGAAAATTGCTTTCATTCTTGAACAA GTTCGGTTGTGCTTAGACCGCCAGGATTATATGCGTGCCcaaattttgtcaagaaaaatcaGCCCTCGAGTGTTTGATGCAGATGCTTCAAAGGAAAAAAAGAAGCCAAAGGAAGGGGACAGTGTTGTGGAAGAGGCCCCTGCAGATATACCTTCCCTATTGGAGCTGAAGCGGATCTACTATGAACTTATGATTGG CTACCATTCTCATCATAATGATTATTTAGAGATTTGCCGGAGTTACAAGGCAATATATGACATTCCATCTGTAAAAGAAGACCCAGCAAAATGGACTCCG GTGCTAAGAAAAATTTGCTGGTACTTGGTGTTATCGCCACATGATCCTATGCAGTCGAGTCTTCTCAACTCTACTCTAGAAGATAAAAACCTTTCTGAACTTCCCAACTTTCG CTTTTTGTTGAAGCAGCTAGTGACAATGGAGGTTATTCATTGGGCAAATCTTTGGGAGACTTACAAGAATGAGTTTGAAACTGAGAAGAATCTTCTTGGTGGGTCTTTGGTTCCAAAGGCTGCGGAAGATCTAAAACTGAGGATCATTGAACAC AATATATTGGTTGTCTCCAAGTACTATTCGAGGATTACCTTACAGAGGCTCTCTGGTTTACTATGCCTCACTCTACAG GAGGCGGAGAAGCATCTATCTGATATGGTAGTATCGAAAGCCTTAGTTGCGAAGATTGACAGGCCCATGGGAATTGTGAGTTTTCAGACGGCAAAGGATAGTAATGACGTACTTAATTCATGGGCAACTAATTTGGAGAAGCTGCTTGATCTTGTTGAGAAGAGTTGCCACCAGATTCACAAGGAAACCATGGTTCACAAAGCTGTTCTCAAAGCTTAG
- the LOC122038760 gene encoding palmitoyl-acyl carrier protein thioesterase, chloroplastic-like isoform X2: MVASVASSAFFPASSSASPVSAKSTQPIGEGPQSLGVRGAVAKSTLSSGAMGVKAQVSAKTGRTNVGLKSEIHKVEEDAPSSARTFYNQLPDWSFLFAAITTIFLAAEKQFTLIDWKPRRPDMLADAFGLGKIMQDGLVFRQNFSIRSYEIGADRTASIETLMNHLQETALNHVKSVGLMGDGYGSTPEMSKRNLIWVVTKMQVAVEKYPSWEDVVEVDTWVAASGKNGMRRDWHVRDFRTGQTVMRATSVWVMMNKQTRRLAKIPEEVKAEIVSYFMDRDPILDEDRNKFPKLEANCADHVERGLTPRWGDLDVNQHVNNVKYIGWILESAPISILESHELASMTLEYRRECGRGSVLQSLTAISNNNAGDLAEPGIECQHLLSLETGAEIMKGRTKWRLKRAQGLQSYGPIQAGIAN; encoded by the exons ATGGTTGCTTCGGTGGCATCGTCGGCCTTTTTTCCTGCTTCATCTTCAGCATCTCCGGTCTCAGCTAAATCAACACAGCCCATTGGTGAAGGCCCTCAAAGTTTGGGTGTCAGAGGCGCTGTAGCAAAATCTACCTTATCATCTGGTGCCATGGGGGTGAAGGCGCAAGTATCTGCTAAGACAGGTCGTACAAACGTTGGTCTGAAATCTGAGATCCATAAGGTTGAGGAAGACGCTCCATCATCTGCAAGGACATTTTACAACCAATTGCCGGACTGGAGTTTTCTATTTGCTGCCATAACAACTATCTTCTTGGCTGCTGAGAAGCAGTTTACCCTGATCGACTGGAAGCCTAGGCGCCCTGATATGCTTGCTGATGCATTTGGGCTTGGGAAGATTATGCAAGATGGTTTAGTTTTCAGGCAGAACTTCAGTATTAGGTCATATGAAATTGGAGCGGATAGAACTGCCTCTATAGAGACTTTAATGAACCATCTGCAG GAAACTGCTCTCAACCATGTAAAAAGTGTCGGGCTCATGGGTGATGGGTATGGTTCAACGCCTGAAATGAGTAAGAGAAATTTGATTTGGGTGGTAACCAAGATGCAGGTTGCTGTTGAAAAATATCCTTCTTG GGAAGATGTGGTTGAAGTAGATACATGGGTGGCTGCATCTGGGAAAAATGGGATGCGCCGTGATTGGCATGTCCGTGATTTTCGAACAGGCCAAACTGTTATGCGGGCAACCAG TGTGTGGGTGATGATGAACAAGCAGACTAGAAGATTGGCTAAAATTCCAGAGGAAGTTAAAGCAGAAATAGTTTCCTATTTTATGGACAGGGATCCTATTTTAGATGAGGATAGAAATAAGTTTCCAAAGCTCGAAGCTAACTGTGCAGATCATGTTGAAAGAGGCTTGACT CCTAGGTGGGGTGATTTGGATGTCAATCAGCACGTGAACAATGTCAAGTATATTGGTTGGATCCTTGAG AGTGCACCCATCTCAATCCTGGAGAGCCATGAGCTCGCTAGCATGACTCTGGAATACAGGAGGGAGTGCGGGAGGGGCAGTGTGCTGCAATCGCTCACTGCTATCTCCAACAACAATGCAGGTGACTTGGCTGAGCCTGGCATTGAGTGCCAGCATCTCTTGAGTTTGGAAACTGGCGCTGAGATTATGAAGGGTCGAACCAAGTGGAGGCTCAAGCGTGCCCAGGGTCTCCAATCCTATGGGCCAATTCAAGCTGGGATCGCAAATTAA
- the LOC122038762 gene encoding protein PGR-like, whose protein sequence is MDGFLIRFAFSLLFSFSIAARALKRKSVDFSAVFVGIPAMVIHMLAGYRFAALLLVFFSTSSKVTRFGQEKKRGIEADFKEGGQRNWIQVLANSLIATVLVVILTIKTQGQDKCLDTEDSAVVTALLGGIVGHYACCNGDTWSSELGMLSSDQPRLITTLKKVRKGTNGAVTIHGLVAAIAAGFAIGITFALIGLLTTECSLNVLWRQLLIVPIAAAAGLIGSLIDSLLGATLQFSGYCTVRKKVVGKHGPTVIKISGTSMLDNNAVNAVSILLTTLVTSITCLYIF, encoded by the exons ATGGACGGCTTCTTGATCCGCTTCGCCTTCTCGTTGTTGTTCTCCTTCTCCATCGCCGCTCGAGCGCTGAAGCGCAAGTCCGTCGACTTCTCTGCGGTTTTCGTCGGAATCCCCGCCATGGTGATCCACATGTTGGCTGGATACAG GTTCGCGGCTCTGCTTCTGGTGTTCTTCTCGACCTCGTCCAAGGTTACGAGGTTTGgacaggagaagaagaggggaatCGAGGCGGACTTCAAGGAGGGAGGGCAGAGGAACTG GATACAAGTACTGGCAAATAGCTTAATAGCCACAGTTTTGGTGGTGATACTCACTATAAAAACTCAAGGGCAGGATAAGTGCTTGGATACCGAAGACTCAGCTGTAGTAACGGCTCTCTTGGGTGGTATTGTTGGACATTACGCTTGTTGTAATGGAGATACTTGGTCTTCTGAATTAGGAATGCTTAGCAGTGACCAACCTCGGCTAATCACAACCTTGAAG AAAGTCCGGAAGGGTACAAACGGCGCTGTCACTATACATGGACTCGTAGCGGCTATAGCAGCAGGCTTTGCAATTGGCATCACATTTGCGCTGATCGGATTGCTTACAACAGAATGTTCACTAAATGTCCTTTGGAGGCAACTGCTAATTGTGCCCATTGCTGCTGCTGCTGGTTTGATTGGAAGCCTGATTGATTCTCTATTGGGTGCGACCCTTCAATTTAGTGGGTATTGCACAGTACGCAAGAAG GTGGTGGGTAAACACGGTCCAACGGTGATTAAGATCTCTGGAACAAGTATGCTAGACAACAATGCTGTAAATGCTGTCTCAATACTCTTAACAACACTCGTCACCTCAATCACATGCTTATACATCTTTTAA
- the LOC122038760 gene encoding palmitoyl-acyl carrier protein thioesterase, chloroplastic-like isoform X1, translating to MPCIFCLYRIIWMCKGRAQYFRVLLGRTRSSFHLACGVFLASIASLRMVASVASSAFFPASSSASPVSAKSTQPIGEGPQSLGVRGAVAKSTLSSGAMGVKAQVSAKTGRTNVGLKSEIHKVEEDAPSSARTFYNQLPDWSFLFAAITTIFLAAEKQFTLIDWKPRRPDMLADAFGLGKIMQDGLVFRQNFSIRSYEIGADRTASIETLMNHLQETALNHVKSVGLMGDGYGSTPEMSKRNLIWVVTKMQVAVEKYPSWEDVVEVDTWVAASGKNGMRRDWHVRDFRTGQTVMRATSVWVMMNKQTRRLAKIPEEVKAEIVSYFMDRDPILDEDRNKFPKLEANCADHVERGLTPRWGDLDVNQHVNNVKYIGWILESAPISILESHELASMTLEYRRECGRGSVLQSLTAISNNNAGDLAEPGIECQHLLSLETGAEIMKGRTKWRLKRAQGLQSYGPIQAGIAN from the exons ATGCCGTGCATCTTTTGTTTGTATCGAATTATTTGGATGTGTAAAGGAAGGGCACAGTATTTTCGAGTTCTTCTTGGTAGAACTCGATCTAGTTTTCACTTGGCTTGTGGCGTATTCTTGGCGTCGATTGCTA GTTTAAGAATGGTTGCTTCGGTGGCATCGTCGGCCTTTTTTCCTGCTTCATCTTCAGCATCTCCGGTCTCAGCTAAATCAACACAGCCCATTGGTGAAGGCCCTCAAAGTTTGGGTGTCAGAGGCGCTGTAGCAAAATCTACCTTATCATCTGGTGCCATGGGGGTGAAGGCGCAAGTATCTGCTAAGACAGGTCGTACAAACGTTGGTCTGAAATCTGAGATCCATAAGGTTGAGGAAGACGCTCCATCATCTGCAAGGACATTTTACAACCAATTGCCGGACTGGAGTTTTCTATTTGCTGCCATAACAACTATCTTCTTGGCTGCTGAGAAGCAGTTTACCCTGATCGACTGGAAGCCTAGGCGCCCTGATATGCTTGCTGATGCATTTGGGCTTGGGAAGATTATGCAAGATGGTTTAGTTTTCAGGCAGAACTTCAGTATTAGGTCATATGAAATTGGAGCGGATAGAACTGCCTCTATAGAGACTTTAATGAACCATCTGCAG GAAACTGCTCTCAACCATGTAAAAAGTGTCGGGCTCATGGGTGATGGGTATGGTTCAACGCCTGAAATGAGTAAGAGAAATTTGATTTGGGTGGTAACCAAGATGCAGGTTGCTGTTGAAAAATATCCTTCTTG GGAAGATGTGGTTGAAGTAGATACATGGGTGGCTGCATCTGGGAAAAATGGGATGCGCCGTGATTGGCATGTCCGTGATTTTCGAACAGGCCAAACTGTTATGCGGGCAACCAG TGTGTGGGTGATGATGAACAAGCAGACTAGAAGATTGGCTAAAATTCCAGAGGAAGTTAAAGCAGAAATAGTTTCCTATTTTATGGACAGGGATCCTATTTTAGATGAGGATAGAAATAAGTTTCCAAAGCTCGAAGCTAACTGTGCAGATCATGTTGAAAGAGGCTTGACT CCTAGGTGGGGTGATTTGGATGTCAATCAGCACGTGAACAATGTCAAGTATATTGGTTGGATCCTTGAG AGTGCACCCATCTCAATCCTGGAGAGCCATGAGCTCGCTAGCATGACTCTGGAATACAGGAGGGAGTGCGGGAGGGGCAGTGTGCTGCAATCGCTCACTGCTATCTCCAACAACAATGCAGGTGACTTGGCTGAGCCTGGCATTGAGTGCCAGCATCTCTTGAGTTTGGAAACTGGCGCTGAGATTATGAAGGGTCGAACCAAGTGGAGGCTCAAGCGTGCCCAGGGTCTCCAATCCTATGGGCCAATTCAAGCTGGGATCGCAAATTAA
- the LOC122038758 gene encoding protein ANTAGONIST OF LIKE HETEROCHROMATIN PROTEIN 1-like, whose translation MDANDESPTPPPPHRRVWVRERSCDWWDRHNSPELPEAEFRRAFRMSRATFDFLCDALGSAVAKEDTALRAAIPVRQRVAVCVWRLATGESLRLVSRRFGLGISTCHKLVVEVCTAIRVVLMQGMLAWPDPARGAEAVGRFETISGGISGVVGSMYTTHIPVTAPRENAAAYFNRRLTERNQRTSYTVTLQGVVDPDGIFTDVFIGWPGSMADEQVLENSALYQRGNGGMLGGAYWIVGGASYPLLDWLLVPYVQGNLTWVQHTFNERAAAMTAVAREAFRRLKGRWGCLRQRTEVKLQDLPLVIGACCVLHNLCEMTREEMGEELLGFPLEDYDMLSVSGVRSAGAAQARDAIAHSLFHGTAPP comes from the exons ATGGACGCCAACGATGAGTCGccgacgccgccgccgccgcaccGGAGAGTGTGGGTCAGGGAACGGTCCTGTGATTGGTGGGACCGCCACAACTCCCCGGAGCTCCCGGAGGCAGAGTTCCGGCGCGCCTTCCGCATGTCCCGCGCCACCTTCGACTTCCTCTGCGACGCCCTCGGCTCCGCCGTCGCGAAGGAGGACACGGCGCTCCGCGCCGCCATCCCGGTCCGCCAGCGAGTCGCCGTGTGCGTGTGGCGCCTCGCCACCGGCGAGTCGCTCCGCCTCGTCTCGCGCCGCTTCGGCCTCGGCATCTCCACCTGCCACAAGCTCGTCGTCGAAGTGTGCACCGCCATCCGCGTGGTGCTGATGCAGGGGATGCTAGCGTGGCCCGACCCGGCGCGCGGGGCGGAGGCCGTGGGAAGGTTCGAGACGATTTCCGGAGGGATCTCCGGCGTCGTGGGGTCGATGTACACCACCCACATCCCCGTGACGGCGCCGCGGGAGAACGCGGCCGCCTACTTCAACCGCCGCCTCACGGAACGGAACCAGAGGACGAGCTACACCGTGACGCTGCAGGGGGTGGTGGACCCCGACGGCATCTTCACCGACGTATTCATCGGGTGGCCGGGATCAATGGCCGACGAACAGGTGCTGGAGAATTCGGCGCTGTACCAGCGCGGGAACGGAGGGATGCTCGGCGGCGCCTACTGGATCGTAGGCGGCGCAAGCTACCCGCTTCTTGATTGGCTGCTGGTGCCGTACGTCCAG GGGAACCTGACGTGGGTCCAGCACACGTTCAACGAGAGGGCCGCGGCGATGACTGCGGTGGCGAGGGAGGCGTTCCGGCGGCTGAAGGGGCGGTGGGGGTGCCTTCGGCAGAGGACGGAGGTGAAGCTGCAGGACCTGCCGCTGGTGATCGGCGCCTGCTGCGTGCTGCACAACCTGTGCGAGATGACGCGGGAGGAGATGGGGGAGGAGCTGCTCGGGTTCCCGCTGGAGGACTACGATATGCTGAGCGTGAGCGGCGTCAGGTCCGCCGGCGCAGCGCAGGCGAGAGATGCCATTGCTCACAGCCTCTTCCATGGAACAGCTCCGCCGTAA